From the genome of Virgibacillus proomii, one region includes:
- a CDS encoding organic hydroperoxide resistance protein encodes MENVIFTSTATAKNGRDGHVQSDDGLINLALVNPANNKQARGSNPEQLFAAAYSACYDGALHLVASKEKKKIDSETTAAVSLLKDSEDNGFKIAVELTIKIKGVEQSEAEELAKKAHQVCPYSKATRGNIDVQLKPRAI; translated from the coding sequence ATGGAAAATGTTATTTTTACATCGACAGCAACTGCCAAAAATGGTCGAGATGGACATGTGCAATCAGATGATGGCTTAATTAACTTAGCACTTGTTAATCCGGCAAATAATAAACAAGCTAGAGGATCAAATCCAGAGCAATTATTTGCAGCAGCTTATTCAGCTTGCTATGATGGTGCACTTCATTTAGTTGCCTCTAAAGAAAAAAAGAAAATTGATTCCGAAACAACAGCTGCAGTTAGTCTGCTTAAGGACTCTGAGGATAATGGGTTTAAAATTGCGGTAGAACTTACGATTAAAATAAAAGGTGTTGAACAGAGCGAAGCAGAGGAACTAGCGAAAAAGGCACATCAAGTTTGTCCTTATTCAAAAGCAACAAGAGGAAATATCGATGTTCAATTAAAGCCCCGAGCAATCTAA
- a CDS encoding class I SAM-dependent methyltransferase yields the protein MDEKEKVRLVFAKNKQAYISSSTHRKKSDLKLIEAWLQPTTTMRLLDIATGGGHVAKHLSSSVAKVYATDLTKEMLENTKKHLQSFKNIEYLIADAEQLPFLDHSFELITCRIAAHHFPHPELFIQEVKRVLKPKGKFLLIDNIAPTSQIHRHFLHQLEKRRDESHVNYLTMSEWKSLFQRNGLSILKDKFQKKTLYVKEWSNRTLDTIEEKQQVASFLLHKKI from the coding sequence ATGGATGAAAAAGAAAAAGTTAGACTGGTATTTGCTAAAAATAAGCAGGCTTATATCTCAAGCAGTACGCACAGAAAGAAGAGCGATCTAAAATTAATCGAAGCTTGGCTGCAACCAACAACAACGATGAGGTTATTAGATATAGCAACTGGAGGGGGACATGTTGCTAAACATCTTTCTTCATCTGTCGCTAAGGTATATGCAACAGACCTAACAAAAGAAATGCTAGAAAACACAAAAAAGCACTTACAATCTTTCAAAAATATTGAATATCTAATAGCAGACGCTGAGCAATTGCCCTTTTTAGACCACAGCTTCGAACTAATCACATGCCGAATTGCTGCACATCATTTTCCCCACCCCGAGTTATTTATTCAAGAGGTTAAGCGTGTGCTTAAACCAAAGGGGAAGTTTCTATTAATTGACAATATTGCTCCAACTAGTCAAATCCACCGTCACTTTTTACATCAATTAGAAAAGAGGCGTGATGAAAGCCATGTAAACTATCTAACTATGTCAGAATGGAAATCACTGTTTCAGAGAAATGGCTTATCGATTTTAAAAGATAAATTTCAGAAAAAAACATTATATGTAAAAGAATGGAGTAACCGAACTTTGGATACGATCGAAGAAAAGCAACAGGTTGCCTCTTTTTTACTACATAAGAAAATATAA
- a CDS encoding Rqc2 family fibronectin-binding protein produces the protein MPFDGIVTRAVTEELKAELTLGKITKIYQPTETEIVLTIRNKRKNFVLLLSIHPTYARMHLTNEQFANPKEPPMFCMVLRKYLSGAFIEQIDQLGMERIVQFTIQGRNEIGDLSTKKLIIELMGKHSNLLLVDIEQGHIIDSLKHVSSWQNRHRTILPGQAYLLPPKQEKLDPLTINAEQFVNKLDFNAGKLDSQIVNYLTGFSPVIAKEIVHRAHLGDRSKYKQVFSDIQMHLLENEYTPAIYQHRKEDFHVIPLTHITGENITFSTTNTMLDQFYTGKAERDRVKQQAKDLYRFLKNERDKNRRKLKKHEQTIKKAKNKEKYQRLGELLTAHLHLVSAGDQKVTVTDYYDPEQKKITIDLDPTKTPSENAQHYFKTYQKLKTSEHKVTAEIEKTKREIDYFEQLLQQIDIASSNDVQEIREELREEGYLKKRTIAKKNKHMAKKPAPEKYIASDGTIILVGKNNKQNEYLTMKLAARDDIWLHTKDIPGSHVVIRSKEPSEETLQEAAQLAAYFSKSRQSSSVPVDYTKIRHVKKPNGAKPGFVTYDSQKTLFVTPNKQLVKQLKTPKEDSE, from the coding sequence ATGCCATTTGACGGTATTGTAACGCGTGCAGTAACAGAAGAGCTAAAAGCAGAGCTTACTTTAGGAAAGATAACCAAAATTTATCAACCTACGGAGACAGAAATCGTCTTAACTATTCGTAATAAACGTAAAAATTTCGTTTTGTTACTTTCTATCCATCCAACCTATGCTCGAATGCATCTAACAAATGAACAGTTTGCGAATCCAAAAGAACCACCAATGTTCTGCATGGTTTTGCGAAAGTATTTATCTGGGGCGTTCATAGAACAAATCGATCAACTTGGAATGGAACGGATTGTACAATTTACTATTCAAGGAAGAAATGAAATTGGTGATCTGTCCACGAAGAAATTGATTATTGAATTGATGGGAAAACATAGTAATCTATTGCTTGTAGATATAGAGCAGGGGCATATTATCGATAGTTTAAAACATGTATCAAGCTGGCAAAATCGACATCGAACTATTCTTCCTGGTCAAGCCTACTTACTTCCTCCCAAACAGGAGAAATTGGATCCCTTGACAATAAATGCAGAGCAATTCGTTAATAAACTTGATTTTAATGCAGGCAAGCTCGACTCCCAAATCGTTAATTATTTAACAGGTTTTTCACCGGTTATTGCAAAAGAGATAGTTCACCGTGCTCATTTAGGTGATCGGAGTAAATATAAACAAGTTTTTTCCGATATTCAGATGCATTTACTTGAAAACGAATATACACCTGCGATTTACCAGCATCGAAAAGAAGATTTTCATGTCATTCCTTTAACTCATATTACTGGTGAAAATATCACTTTCTCTACAACTAATACCATGCTGGATCAATTTTATACAGGAAAAGCAGAACGGGATCGTGTCAAACAACAAGCAAAAGATTTGTATCGCTTTTTAAAAAATGAACGAGATAAAAATCGTCGAAAGTTAAAAAAGCACGAGCAAACAATTAAAAAAGCTAAAAATAAAGAAAAATACCAACGACTAGGTGAATTATTAACAGCACATTTACATCTTGTATCAGCTGGTGACCAAAAAGTAACGGTAACTGACTACTACGATCCGGAACAAAAGAAGATAACTATTGATTTAGATCCAACGAAAACACCAAGTGAAAATGCGCAACATTACTTTAAAACATACCAAAAATTAAAAACATCAGAGCATAAAGTAACAGCAGAAATCGAAAAGACAAAACGGGAAATTGATTACTTTGAACAACTACTTCAGCAAATAGATATAGCTAGCAGTAATGATGTTCAGGAAATTCGCGAGGAACTTCGTGAAGAAGGCTATTTAAAAAAGCGTACAATCGCAAAGAAAAATAAGCACATGGCTAAAAAGCCAGCGCCCGAGAAATATATAGCATCTGACGGAACTATTATATTAGTTGGTAAAAACAATAAACAGAATGAGTATTTAACGATGAAACTCGCTGCTCGTGATGATATTTGGTTGCATACAAAAGATATTCCCGGTTCACATGTCGTTATTCGCTCGAAGGAGCCAAGTGAAGAAACATTGCAGGAAGCAGCACAGTTAGCTGCGTATTTTAGTAAATCGCGACAATCTTCCTCCGTACCTGTTGACTATACAAAAATACGACATGTAAAAAAGCCAAACGGTGCTAAACCTGGATTTGTAACTTATGATAGTCAAAAAACACTCTTTGTTACTCCAAATAAGCAACTTGTTAAGCAATTAAAAACGCCCAAGGAAGATTCAGAATGA
- the pyrE gene encoding orotate phosphoribosyltransferase has protein sequence MAKHEELIRELLKIKAVQIKTEGFFTWTSGIQSPIYCDNRLTMSYPPIRKEITQAFIHLIEELQYKPDLIAGCATAGIPHAAWLADSLHLPMVYVRSKPKAHGKGNQIEGRIEKGQNVLVIEDLISTGGSSIEAAKALQLAGAEVLSVLAIFTYGLPKATANFHQAGFTYHTITGFDALMDVLKADETIDETDKQRLFEWRDSL, from the coding sequence ATGGCAAAGCATGAAGAACTCATCCGCGAATTACTAAAAATAAAAGCAGTACAAATTAAGACAGAAGGCTTCTTCACATGGACTTCAGGTATTCAATCACCTATTTATTGCGATAATCGTTTGACAATGTCTTATCCGCCGATTCGTAAAGAAATAACGCAAGCGTTTATCCATTTAATAGAAGAGTTACAATATAAACCGGATCTAATAGCAGGTTGTGCAACAGCTGGTATTCCACATGCAGCATGGTTAGCCGATTCGCTCCATCTACCAATGGTATATGTTCGTTCTAAACCGAAAGCACATGGAAAGGGAAACCAAATAGAAGGACGTATAGAGAAAGGACAAAACGTGCTCGTTATAGAAGATTTAATTTCTACCGGCGGATCATCTATTGAAGCAGCTAAAGCTTTGCAGTTAGCTGGTGCTGAAGTATTAAGTGTATTAGCTATTTTTACATATGGACTGCCAAAAGCTACTGCTAATTTTCATCAAGCAGGATTCACTTACCACACAATTACCGGGTTCGATGCATTAATGGATGTACTAAAAGCAGATGAAACTATTGATGAAACGGATAAACAGAGACTGTTCGAGTGGAGAGACAGCTTGTAA
- a CDS encoding LysR family transcriptional regulator encodes MKIDDYKLLLKLQEIGTIRGTAKTVLISQPAVTQRLKYMEEYFGHDVFIRTPKKLIPTPEGEIILDHAQKVIEREQALKNKLILSHNEVQGTLSIACSSLISQRFLPALLGKFTAKYPKVAIDLVTGISEDIKRNHKDYHVCIIRGKKLKESTCIRLFDDPLYIFDTEEFPKNKLKERPLIAFKSDDSMHELVDNWLYVHQNEIKPVKTITVDQIETCKQLMKQGLGMAVLPESVSDSMKEEYPNIPLRLNGKAVSRHTWVCFQEGVRALPQVNHFIDELVSFLTF; translated from the coding sequence ATGAAGATAGACGACTATAAATTATTGCTGAAATTGCAAGAAATTGGAACGATTAGAGGTACAGCTAAAACGGTATTAATATCACAACCTGCTGTTACACAACGGCTCAAATATATGGAGGAATACTTTGGTCATGATGTATTCATACGTACTCCAAAAAAACTGATTCCAACACCAGAGGGTGAAATTATTTTAGACCATGCTCAAAAAGTAATAGAAAGAGAGCAAGCATTAAAAAATAAATTAATTCTTTCGCATAACGAGGTTCAGGGAACGTTATCTATTGCGTGCTCTTCATTAATTTCCCAGCGTTTTCTTCCTGCCTTACTGGGAAAGTTTACAGCCAAGTATCCAAAGGTGGCGATAGATTTAGTAACAGGTATAAGTGAGGATATTAAACGGAATCATAAAGACTATCATGTGTGCATTATTCGTGGTAAAAAGTTGAAGGAAAGTACGTGTATTCGTTTGTTTGATGATCCTCTATATATTTTTGATACAGAGGAATTCCCAAAAAACAAATTAAAGGAACGACCATTAATTGCTTTCAAGTCCGATGACAGCATGCATGAGTTAGTAGATAATTGGCTATATGTCCATCAGAATGAGATTAAGCCGGTTAAAACGATTACGGTTGATCAAATTGAAACCTGTAAGCAGCTAATGAAGCAAGGACTTGGCATGGCAGTACTGCCTGAAAGTGTATCTGATTCGATGAAGGAGGAGTATCCGAATATTCCTTTACGATTAAATGGAAAAGCAGTATCTAGGCATACGTGGGTTTGTTTTCAAGAGGGAGTACGCGCATTGCCTCAGGTCAACCATTTTATTGATGAACTCGTATCATTTTTAACTTTTTAG